A DNA window from Limanda limanda chromosome 6, fLimLim1.1, whole genome shotgun sequence contains the following coding sequences:
- the LOC133004010 gene encoding transmembrane 4 L6 family member 1-like, with translation MCVSRCLQCVGMSLVPMAIICMLSNILLLFPELKTNFLLEGHVTREATWATGLWASGFLVLLGARASVRSSGARGCCAFRRQMLCQVLSSSGCLVAAGGCCLVSVTGLIQGPLCLYSTPTGPMWGVPLRPLHDCQSSYLYNATLWSGVCLQPRAVVQWNVVLFSVMGGASGLQTLLCAANVLNSVLGLLLGPGLHGNKVSPVSV, from the exons ATGTGTGTGTCGAGGTGTCTACAGTGTGTGGGCATGTCTCTGGTTCCCATGGCAATCATCTGCATGTTGTCCaacatcctgctgctgtttcctgaGCTGAAGACCAACTTCCTGTTGGAGGGTCATGTGACCAGGGAGGCCACATGGGCCACAGGCCTCTGGGCGTCAGGCTTTCTG GTTCTTCTCGGAGCGCGAGCGTCTGTTCGCAGCAGCGGCGCCAGAGGCTGCTGCGCATTCAGGCGTCAG ATGTTGTGTCAGGTGCTGAGCTCCAGCGGGTGTCTGGTGGCCGCCGGCGGCTGTTGTCTGGTCAGTGTCACCGGCCTCATCCAGGGgcctctctgtctctacagCACCCCCACTGGCCCCATGTGGGGGGTCCCACTGAGGCCCCTCCATGACTG TCAATCAAGTTACCTGTACAACGCCACCCTGTGGTCAGGAGTGTGTCTGCAGCCTCGTGCTGTGGTTCAGTGGAATGTGGTTCTGTTCAGTGTGATGGGGGGGGCGAGCGGGCTGCAGACCCTCCTCTGTGCAGCGAACGTCCTGAACTCAGTGCTGGGCCTGCTGCTGGGACCAggtctccatggcaacaag gtcAGTCCAGTCTCAGTTTAa